The Diceros bicornis minor isolate mBicDic1 chromosome 31, mDicBic1.mat.cur, whole genome shotgun sequence genomic sequence TGTGACTCTGGGGACTTTGTGGTGGAAACCACTGATTGTCTACCACAAtttattctcctctttttccATGATAATCTCATTGTGGGCTATTTTTAACACTCTTGCAATTAGATGTGACCTATGACTGACTGACTTCCCAGTAGAGGCGAGTGGAAGTGATGATTGCTACATCTAGTGGAGAAACTTTAAGACTCAGGGTATGTATCCTTCATGCTCTATCCTCGACCTTCTTACTCACTGGTAGCCAGTGTTGACCATGTAAATAATAAGACTCTAGATTGAGTGTTGGCAAATGGTCTCTATCACAACTACTCAAGTCTGTCATTGTAGCACAAAAGaaaccatagacaatacatatgGTGTGACAGTGTTCTAGAAAACTtgatttatggacactgaaattttcattttataaaatgtttacgTGTCATGAAGTATATTCTACTTTTGATTtgttttcaatcatttaaaagtataaaaaccattcttagctcaaagGTCATTAAAAACAAGGGCTGATCTGGACTTGGCCCACAGGCCTTAGTTTGCCAACATCCTAGGGGATGTTGACCCTACAAGATGGAAGGAACTTGGATCCTTGAATGACTATTGAGCAGAGCCACCCACCAACCTGAAGCACTCAACTTGGACTCTTGTAGGAAAGAGGAAATCTTCGTTCTTTAGCTACATTATAGTTAGGTCTCTCTTGTCATAGCAGATTAGCATTTTACTTTAACTAATAGTTAGTCTATGACTCCTGACTACCCAGGCTACTGCTGTATTCCATAGTCCTCACCACCCTTCTTTTAAAGAGCCAAGACAAGGAAACTCAGTCCCCGCCTGCCTCCTTACTGACCTCTCCAAGACTCGAGAGAAAAGGCTCTGCCCAGAGCTCCCTTCACTTCCTTGTTCCGAAGACTGTAGATGAGGGGGTTGAGCATTGGCGTAACAATAGAGTAGAAGACAGACACCATCTTGTTGAAGTTGATGGAGGAGGCCACTTTGGTCCGGACATACATAAAGAAAAGCGTGCCATAGAAGAGGCTCACCACAGCCAGGTGAGCCACACAAGTGGAGAAGGCCTTCCGGCGCTCAGCAGCTGAACGGATGTGCAGCAGCGTCCAGAAAATGTTGCCATAGGACACAGCAATGACTACAGAGGAGGCCAGGAGCACAGCCAGAGAGACCAGGAAGTCTATGGTCTCCTTCAAGGTAACATCCGAACAAGACAAAGCTAGCAGTGGTGACGCATCACAGAAGAAGTGGTCTACGACATTGGGCCCACAAAATGTCAGCTGGGACATAAGGTAGATGGGCAGAACAGGTGTGAGGAAGCCCACCAGCCAACAAGCAGCTGCCAGACAGATGCAAGTGCCCCAAGCCACCAAGGCCCCATATCGGAGAGGCATACAAATGGCCatatagcggtcataggccatggctGCCAGTAGGAAACACTCAGTTGCCCCAAGGAAGGTGAAGATGAAGAGCTGGGACAGGCAGCCAGCATAGGAGATATTCTTTCCTCCATCCACTCCAATTAAGCCAGCCAGCATCTTGGGCACTGTGACTGAAGTATACCAGATTTCAAGGCAGGACAAGTGTGtcaggaagaaatacatgggtCTACGTAGCCGGTGGTCCAAACACATCACCAAAATGATGGCCAAGTTCTCCACCAAGGTGAGTAGGTACATGGTGAGGAAGAATGTAAAGAAGAGGAGGCGTGCTTCATGCACCCCAGCAAAGCCCACCAGGACAAACTCTGTCACCTGGGTCCAGTTTGGGGTATATGACTGCATATGCGGGAGTGAGAGCCCAGTAGACTCATAGCCTCATAGATAATGACAGCTCAAAGAAAATCTGTAAGGATGCTGGACTGAAATATCTttcacttcagaagaggaaagggaagtcAAGACAACATCCCTATCCTCAAAGAATTTATAGTCTGTGAGGGGCACAAGAAAACAGACAACTtcagtacaaaatgaaaagtgCTGGATAGAAATAAGACAGGATATTATGGGAGGAAATAGTGGAGAAGCTCAACCAGTCTTGAGGAATCAGAGAaatcttcctggaggaagggctgTCTAAACTTGAATCTGGAAAATAAGTATAAGATAATGAGATAAAAGATAAGTGGGGAGGATATAACAAGTATAAAATCTCGGACACCAGAGATAACATACAGGTTACCACAGAGGTTAAGAGGTTGACTTTATGATCAAGTGAAACTGGCTTCAAATACAAAAGAACTTAACTAATAGAGTTGTGAAATTTTTAGTTAGATGTTCCCTCTAAAGCATTTAGCATTGTGTTTGGGTCAACaaatattagggaaaaaaaataaatgttgactTCTCCTGGAATACAGTATGGAGGGAAGATGATTGTTGTTGAGCTTGAGAAGTAGGCTAGGACAACATCATGAAGAGCTAGTAACCAAGTTAAGGGAAAGGACAAAGCTGAGCTTCAGTCTGAGGACAACATAGAGCCTTGAAGAGTTCTAAGCAGGGAAGCAATGCTATGCTTTTTGCCCTTCATAAGGAGCAAATCTGCTTGCTGAGGCAGGTTTGGAGAGGAACAAGACAGGAGGCAGGAAGACCATCTTGGGAAGTTGCTGCAAGTATAGCAGAGAGTAAGGATGACATGGCCCCTAGGCATGGAAGTGAACAGAGCTGTTAAGAGATAGAATCAACAAGATTGAATTCGAATCCAAGTTCCAACATCAGCTTGAAATACGTGACCATTGACAAACCACTAAATAATTCCTTTttctaaaacaaataataaaaaagaggTCCAAAAAGATGAATTCCTATGTCTTATTAGGATTAAATgtcagaataaaatattttcattactgtAGCAGTTTTAAAATACAGCccaaaattctttgacactcttcCCATTAAAAAGTGGGGTCTAGGGCTACTCCCCTTGAATTTGGTCTTTGTAACTACTTGACAACAGACTAAGATGGAAGTGATGCCGTGCCAGGCCCAGGCCTTAAGAAActgtttcctcttcctgctccttggaacccagccaccatggtgtgaggaagcccaagcagccTATGGAAAGACCAAGGTAGAGAGAAAGTAAGGCCCCCAGCCCTCAGCCTTGGCTGAGCTCCCACTGACAGCCAGCACCAGCGTGCCAGCCAGGTGAATAAGCCATCTGAGAAATAGATCCTCCAGCCCTCAGTCAAGCTGGCCCAGCAGACACCAACCTTCCCTGCTGGGCCCCCCTCCCCAACCAAATTGCAGATTTATAAGCTAAATAACCAACTGTTGttactttaagccactaagcttaaAGTATAAAAGTTTTAGAGTGGCTTGTTAAGcagcagtagataactgaaaCAATTATGTACTGGTTCTGTAACGTTGGATGAATTATTCAATATCTCTGATTCTTTGGAGGAAAAGAAATAGTGTTTTGCCTACAGTCACAAATGCCTGAactggaatttgaatccaggtttGCCAGAGTCTAAAACCCTTGCTCTTTCccttaaaaaataattgatcAGGTTCCTTCTGGCTTCAACATTCCGTGATTTCCTGGCAATGAAAGCATGGAGAGATACAAAATCAAAAAAAGGTCAAAGTCTTCATATTCCTGCATGTATCTTCACCACTCCTAAATCCATTCTCCAACATCCCCATAGTGGGCGGTCTATAAACACTGGCCTCCTGGCCAAATAATTGCATACAGCCCCAGACTCTTCATGCTTCTGCTGGATCCAGGAAATTTCAGGGCACAAGTCCTGCACCCTTCTCCCCTTTGCAATTTGGCTTGTAATGTAGCAGTCTAGGAACAATGCTCCCTCTTCCTAGATGCCCTTCCTAATAGAGATACTCACTGCACACAGATGCTGTAGAAGCATGACTTGACTTGCTGTTTTACAGAGATTTCATAGTACAGTTTTCTGAAATGATCATTCCTTTTCATAGTCATTAAGAGCATGAGATTTAGGGTCAAACATATCTGGATCAAGCCCTGGCTCTACAATTTACTAGCTTGGTTGCCTCATCCATGAATTAGTATTAGTTCTAAATCTTACTAGTCCTTCCAGCTGTGACTCAAGTTTGATAGTCCCACCTTCACTAGGAAGACTTTCCTTCCCTCATTCCTCCAAACTTGTATGCAGGTCAGGCCGACAAATGCACAGGGCACCTGCTCTGTACCCGGCCCCATGGTAGATGCTGAGGGGCATCCTGGTACAGAACAGGTGTCTCCCAGCATCCATCATGAGGCCTGGTACAGAGCAGGTGTCCCCCAGCATCCACCATAGTACCTGGTACAAAGCAGGTATTGCCTTATAATAGTTTCAGTTTTCTGATCCATGACTTAGAGAGAAGATGCCAAAATCTGAAGGAGTTTGTATCAGGTCCAAAGAAGTTGCATTGAAAGAACCTGCTTTTATTACTCATCAGCTGAAGGCGGGGTAAAGAAGTGGGatatttctcacacacacacccccacacacagagCAATGATTCACACTGCTCCTTCCTGCATGTGGAGTAGCTATTGAGAGTAGCTGCCCGGACAGAGATGACATTCCCTCCCCCTTGCATCCAGACAGTGATGCGTTTCACTTTGGGGCTGGAATATTTAAGAAGTAGCTATGCCtttcccattctctctttccCTGTTCACAGGCTAAATCCCGAAGATTTTGACACCTCGCTGGATGGCAGAACCACAAGAACGAAGGAGCCTTGATCCCTGAGGAAAGCTACTCATGCCTCCCAGAGCCGGGGTCCGAAAACTTgttctgcaaagggccagagagtTAATAGTTTAGGCTTTGAAGGCCGCATACCATCTCTGCCACCACAATCTTCTTTGGgcttttttgggttttgttttctgcAACCCTCTAAAAATGTAGAACTCATTCTTAGCTTGTGaaccatacaaaaacaggctgcaagctggatttggcccacgggCTGTAATTTGCCAATCCCTGTCCTAGACACACTGCACTGTTATATGAACAACAAAGAATACCGTCTTACTGTGTTAAGCTATAGTTACCCTACctgatggacacacacacactctgaagcCACCAAGAAGCCAAACCATTCCTAAAACATCTGCTGTCTCCTGATCTGCATGGAGATGGGAGGGCACAACCGATACCCAGCAATGTATAGATTGGAGACATGGGCAATTGCCCATGTCTTTCTTGAATTCCAAATAAAAAGCCCAATATCTCAAATAAATGACCCTCGGGATCATTGAGTCAGGTCTTCCTCTGCTGCCCTATAGGGCAATGCAATTGCCCTAGACCCAGTTGCATTCTTTGAGACCCAAGAGATTAATTCAAGCTGCCAAGTGGATTGAATTGTTATATTGAGAAAACCATTCAAAAGTTTCAACGAATAAACATAATTGAATGGATATCCCATTACTTCCTTTACTAACACATACTAATTCACTTCCATTcattaaaagaagaagagaatcCCACAATTATCTAACCCTTGGCAAATTTTGAAACCAACAGCATTTCGAACCTATTAATTTATAAGTTACTGATGTGGTTTACCCAGACTTCCATGCCTGCCAATTCCCCATTCAAGCATCCATCAAGGACCCCCTGAGTGTCAGGTGCTGTACTAGGCACCAGGCCTGTAACAGTGAATGACTTAAGAACCCTGCCCTGGAAGAGCACATAGTCTTTCAGAGAAGATGGAGAAGTATTCAAGTGCCACCAGAGGGATGTGATGAGTTAGTTATTATGTATGTGGGAGAACAGAGCAGGAGGCAGTGAATTTGGCCCAGAAGGAAGACAGGACAGATGAGATCAAGAAATAATTTCCCAATCAGAGCACAGTGTGCAGACTGAGGGAGAGGTAATCCTTGACTGACAAAACCAAACACAGCAAGGAGGAGAGTGAGGTGTTCCCAGAAAGCCAGGGAAGAAAGGTGTGAAAGTGGCTAATATGCCCAGATGAATCTGTGAGAAGAGATTGCGAGGTccacagggaggcaggagggttaAGTGGTTAAGACCATGGTCAGGCATTAGACTACTTGGTGTCTTCAAATCCCAGTCTCACCACCTCCTAActgaaatacaatgaaaaaacCTAGGTGGTGGGCGATGCCTAACCCAATGGAATGAATTTCTGATGGAGTCACTTGAGTCACCAGAGATAAGTTAAATTAGGAGAACTTTCTGGGCAGGAGTTTCAGAATGAACTGAGCCTCACCTCAGAGTGCTCAAATCATATTCCTCGTCCACCGCCATCTCCACGGGTCATGTGTTGGTAGGCAGATGAGCTTCCCTCTGAAAATGGGAGAAGAGGGTGTTTATTCAGCCCCTCCCATGGGCCAGATTCTGCTGGACttataatatctcatttaatcctcacaacagtactGTGATCCTATGACCTATCCTTCATAGGGGTATGGTTTGTCCTGGATTTCATGCAgttgaaaaaactgaggctcaaagacggTGAGTAACTGCATCAGATCAAagaactagtaagtggcagagatgggattCAAACCCCATCCTATCAACACAAAAGCCTGTGCTTTCCCCCACACCACGCCATCTCCCTCCGTCATTTCATTTCACCAAATGACACACCTGCAACCCCGGCTGCTGACCCTGCCTGTGAGGTTAATTTGTCTGCGGCTCAGAGCCCATCTGGAGGAATCCCCGCAGGCTCTGGGGACCTGCAGGGGCACCATGAGGCTCCCAGGCCTACTAACAGCACCAGCTTCCTCTCCGAGGTTGAGAGAACTTTATCAACCAAGTGCCATGTAGGGAAGAAATGGCCAATCGGAGAGGGTCATGAGGGACATCGCTGAATAAGGAGAGAGGCCGCACAGGGACTTGACCTAATTTGATGTCCTCAAAAGATGGTGCTCCCCAAGGGGTGgaaggatgcacttatatggtgactgacaaagtATA encodes the following:
- the LOC131395046 gene encoding olfactory receptor 6Q1, translating into MQSYTPNWTQVTEFVLVGFAGVHEARLLFFTFFLTMYLLTLVENLAIILVMCLDHRLRRPMYFFLTHLSCLEIWYTSVTVPKMLAGLIGVDGGKNISYAGCLSQLFIFTFLGATECFLLAAMAYDRYMAICMPLRYGALVAWGTCICLAAACWLVGFLTPVLPIYLMSQLTFCGPNVVDHFFCDASPLLALSCSDVTLKETIDFLVSLAVLLASSVVIAVSYGNIFWTLLHIRSAAERRKAFSTCVAHLAVVSLFYGTLFFMYVRTKVASSINFNKMVSVFYSIVTPMLNPLIYSLRNKEVKGALGRAFSLESWRGQ